The genomic stretch TTTGTGCTGGTTGTCCAAAGTAAAAGTTTTTGTTAATCCGTCGTGAAGCATGAATAGTAGGTTCTAAGTAATCTGGTTTGTGGGGATTGCCTAGGTAAAATTGCCCATTTGTCTGTCTATTAAAGTTTGTATGGTCTTGTTAATGGTAGTCTTAGCATGTGGTCCAATGGTGTTATGTTCTAGGCTATCTGTAATTTGACAGGGTGTTTCTCAGTTTTTCGAAAAAGATATCTAGTTATCATCTTCAACTTCCATGTATGCACTAAATCATCTCATTTCTATTTACCATTTCAATATGAGCTTTGTagttttaaaaagaagtaataGGTCAAGAGGCaaaatcatcataaaaaataATAGGAGAAGGTGTAAATCAAAAGAGGTAAATATGGTAAAATTGCAAAATGCAAAGAAAAAGAATATTTTGCAAACTTTTTAAAGAGCCACTGGATTTGCTTATTAGTAGCACCTATTCCTGGAGATACAAATTTCTTTCCCTAATTCTGTCTGTAATTTGGAGCGATATTCAAAATGGTTTACTTCTCATGGTAGTTCTTTTATTATTGATAAGCTACTTCTCACAGTGTTTTCTAGAGAACAAAATGGTTTAGTTTTCATGGTATTGCCACAAGATCCATTCCTTTAGTCTCTCCTGAAAAAAGATGGTTTACTTCCCAATTCAGACGTAGCAATAATCTTTATGAACTTGTAGTGGCTGCTAAGAAtcgtctattttcttttttttcatatatGTTCATTCTACATTTTTTTTGCTGTGTGGTTGTGTGCTTTTCTGGTTTTGTTTTATCCGTTGACATTGGTGTTGAACCTTGTTATTGAGATTTCTGTTTTTTTGATGTAGATTTTTGAGAAGAACCCAACAAAAATCAAGAACTATGGTATTTGGCTGCGTTACCAAAGCAGAACTGGATATCACAACATGTACAAGGAGTACCGTGACACCACATTGAATGGTGGCGTTGAACAGATGTACACTGAGATGGCTTCTCGCCACAGGGTCCGCCATCACTGCATCCAGATCATCAAGACTGCCACTATTCCAGCTAAGCTTTGCAAGCGGGAGAGCACGAAGCAGTTCCATGATTCCAAAATCAAGTTCCCATTGGTGTTCAAGAAAGTCAGGCCACCTTCAAGGAAACTCAAGACGACCTACAAGGCTACCAGGCCTAACTTGTTTATGTAAAACATCTTTGTTCATTACTTCGATTGAGTGGCAATTTCAAATTACTGCAATTTTGGTGCTCTGGACTAGTGGATTCCACATTCACTTGGACAGGGGAGGAGAAAACACTTTTGTTGTGATCAAATGACTATTAGATATCAGACTTCTATATTCTGTTTCGAGTTTGGTATTTTGTTTGCTTGGACAGTTGGAATCCTAGCTATACATCCCAATGTCTTTTATGTTGCACAATTCTTAGTTTTATGTTGCTGCAGCACAGGAGCCATGACACTTGAGCCATCTTGGTTCCATCACCCTCCCAAAAATATTCACAACTATTTTTGTCTGTCGAAAATTATTTTACATATTTTCataaatttgtttttttttgtcgCGTTGGTGATACCGTAGCTATTATATTATGGCAACTTTAATATTATTCACCTTGAATATTTAGTTGTTTACCTAAGACATTTTTCCGTTAAACTCAATGAAGAGAGTTAATAAAATTAAGCCTTTTCGGTAATGTTTCTACACATTTTAACTTCCTCTGAAATTTGATGATCATGAGAGTCACATTTATCAGAACTGAGAATTATTTTCATCAATATGGTTTTGATCAAACTGTGTAACAAATTTGTCGATTTGACTGAGAAAGCTGAAGGTAATAAGATGATTGAAGGGGGAACAAATAGTAAAACGtggaaaattgaaataaaaagataTGCCAGTAAAGCATATGTGACTCAACTTATGCACGACAAGGGCATGACTGAGTCCACTTTTTAACGACGGGCAAATGTGTACAATTTCGCATAGCTTAGTGGCATATCGGGCCCTTTTCTGTAAAAAGTAACAGCAAAGAGAAAGCTAAAGGAGTTTGGACATGGTTAATCGAAGGGAAGAGCAAAAGTAAGATCCAGGGAAGTGGGAAGCCTTAACCGGATGTGTTCGATAACAGGTAAAGTCCGAAGACCGTTGCCGTCCCTGTCAGGGGAAATGCCAACCGTCTCTCCTTTCCGCGAACACAGTTTCGAGGGACATATGTAAACCCATAGTTCAAATCTAAACCACCGATGTGGGATAGCTCGCAAGGTCTGCCTTTCACTTCCTACTTTTTTCAGATTCTTTTGggtaataaagaataaaaaatttgGAGGGCTATCAAATA from Nicotiana sylvestris chromosome 12, ASM39365v2, whole genome shotgun sequence encodes the following:
- the LOC104231236 gene encoding large ribosomal subunit protein eL20-like; its protein translation is MVTYKFHQYQVVGRALPTENDEHPKIYRMKLWATNEVRAKSKFWYYLRKLKKVKKSNGQMLAINEIFEKNPTKIKNYGIWLRYQSRTGYHNMYKEYRDTTLNGGVEQMYTEMASRHRVRHHCIQIIKTATIPAKLCKRESTKQFHDSKIKFPLVFKKVRPPSRKLKTTYKATRPNLFM